The nucleotide window GGAATACAACTAATAGTTGAGACGCATAGCGACCATATTGTTAATTCAATTCTAGTCAATATAGTAGAGAATAAAAGAAACTCTAATATAGGAATTACAACAGATAACGTAGCTATATATTTTATTGAGAGAGAAAATGAATCACATATCTCTTTGGTACATCCCATAAAAGTAAGAGATGACGCGAGAATAATTGGTCCTCCTCAAGACTTTTTTGATCAATTTAGTAAGGATATGAAACAAATAATGGGATTCTAATGAAGGCATTTTTAAATGAAAGGATGTATTTAGATGGTCAAGATTGGATTCCAGAAACTCTTGAAGAATTCAATAGAAATATTGATAATCTATTAGATATTTTACATTCTTTTTTGTTTCTTCCAAATGTTGAACTATTCTATTCAAGTGTAGAATTAGGAAAGCTATTTAATAACATAGATATGTTGGATGAGGTGACAGATTATTCGATTACAAATCCAGTACACAAAATTAGACAATTATTATTAGAGGCCGAGTCAAAGGATTGGACAATTCAAAAAAAACAACAAGTTGATCATAGATATTATTATATATTTGATTCAGGCGCTCAAACTGCATATGTTAATGATAAAAGTTTTGCCGAAGCTTGTGAGTATAAATATTTAGGAAATAAGGTTTATATAATTAATTTTTATTCTTCAGAATTCAGTAAAAATTCTACAATTCTTATTTCCAGAGCCAATTTGAAGCCTCCAATAATTACAACAGGACATAATGTAGATTGCTTAACAGAGGTAAAAAAAGCAATTGAGTGGTTTCATAGCAATAGAGATCAAAGAAGTTATACTTGGAATAAAAAGCATGGAGAAAATGGAGTTGGAGTTATTCCAAATAAAAATGAACAGGTATCTCCATTGGAATGCAGCCAAGATGATGCAAAATTATTTTTAGAAGAAGCTATTGGATATCGCAAATCGAATGAATTATATAATTACGATCCCAGCAATAATAAATTCATGGTGTGGAAATGTGATGCTCCAGGAGCTCAAAGTTTTCACGCATACCATCCAATTGACCAAAGAGAAGTTGATTTAAAAGTTCAACAATTTATTACTAAAACCAGAGAATAATTATTAATATTTTTCCTCAATAAATAATTGGGTACTATTAGAAAGTTTAAATGTTGGTATTATTTTTAATCATAGATAAGAGAAACTCAATTCTGTTTGCAATAAGACAATCGTGTTTTCCCCTATTAGCAAAGAATGGCATTAAAGTAGATGATGAAGAAATAGCAGTTATTTTGGACTTGCTTTATCTTATCTCAAAAAATTATAAAAAACCAGAACAAAAGACACTATAGCCCTAAGGAGATTTCGAATTTGCGAAAAAGTCCTATAGAAAATATATTGAGGCTCTTCTAGATAATTTCAAACAAGTGAAGAGGAATTCTAGCTTCAAAAATCGAACTCTAAATATCCCAATTGTAAAAGTTTGGGCCACAGTTTTTTATGGGTATAAAAAATGAGACAGCTTTTAAAAAGTTATCTCATTTTGTCTTGACAGGATTATCTCCGAACTCTTTGGTTACTGATCTTAATTGGATTTTGTGAGTATTTTGCTGATTTATAATGTTTTATATTTAATTTAAATATTCAAGTATTAAGTATAGAGTTGATTTGATCATCTCTATACTTAATTTTAGCATGAGTAGCGAAAAGCCGGTAAAGATGATTCATTAGAATTTTTATAATCAGATTCTCTAATATACTGTAGCAATTTCATATTTATAAAATCAACCATAAGATAATAGAAAAGGTTGATTTTAATAAAAGTGTTTCATACGGTTTTCCGTAATTTTTCAATTTCTTTTTTTAATATATTTGTATATAGTGCAATTTATTGAAAGCCTGAATATTGCAGATTGATTAAAGAAAAAAGAACTATCACCATATAGGAGAATTTCAATAGTCGATATTGGCTTTCAATATATGTTAAATTTATTCAAGATGGATAGCCTATTCCCAGAGGAAAAGATTGAAATTACTTTCAATTGTACATATGTAAAAAATATCAACGGCAATAAACAAGAATACTATATTGGAGTTGAAAAAGGTGTTATAAGAAAATTTAATGGAAGTACATTTTCAGGATATGAATTTCTTTCCGAAAATGATTCAAAGTATTTTATCTCAATAATTAAGAGCCAGATCCCACAAAATTATGATGCTGTATTCACATTGCTTGAAGAGTATGAAAAACTGACCATTGCAATTCTTTCGAAATGTAAGAAGAAAGCAGAGTATATAAAACTTCCTGATCACAAAAATATCCTTCAGACTTGGGAAGGGAAATTTAATTACAAAAAGGAAATCAAAGATGAAACTGGTAATATTACACAGTTTGGACTTAGACCTCCACAAATTGGTGCATTACATTCTATTCTTTCCCATTGGAGCATTTCAAATAAACCTGCTGTAATTGTAATGCCTACTGGGACAGGTAAGACTGAAACAATGCTATGTTTAACTATAGCAGAAAAGTGTCAAGGCTTATTGGTAATCGTTCCTTCGGCCTCATTGAGAACCCAGATTTTCAATAAATTTAAATCTCTGGGTGTTCTAAAAGATCGTAAGTTTCAAATTGTTTCCTCTTCTGCCAAAAATCCAATTGTAGGTTTTCTAAAAACGAGTATTAAAAGCATAGAAGATGCAAACAGTTTGTTCGAATCAAATGTAATTATTTCCACTCCGCAAATAATTACAGGGATATTGAATGGTGATGTAAAAATAAAGACATCATTTCTGAATTGGTGCAATCTTTTGATTATGGATGAAGCACACCATAGTCAGGCAAAAGAGTGGAATAACATCAAAGTACAACTTGAAACTTATAATAAACCTATTTTGTTATTCACAGCGACTCCATTTAGAAATGACAAGAAACGTTTACAAGGTAAGGTTATTTACGATTATCCCCTCTCACTCGCTCAAAGAGACAATTACTATAAACAAATTGTTTTTCACCCTATTCTCGAATTTAATCCACTGAAATCTGACCAACTTATTGCAGAGAAAGCAATTTCCATTTTGGAAAAAGATATAGAGGGAAAATACGACCATATATTGATGGCAAGGGTGGATACAATGTCTAAAGCTGAAGAGGTATTTGAAAAAATCTATAAACCATATCAGAAGTACAACCCTGTATTTATTCATAGCGGTATTAAGCAGGCAATCCGCAAGAAAATATTAGAAGACATCATTGCAGGAAAGCATAAAATAATTGTATGCGTTGATATGCTTGGAGAAGGATTTGACCTTCCTCAGTTAAAAATTTGTGCATTGCACGATTTGCATAAAAACATCACAACCTCATTTCAGTTCTTTGGAAGGTTTACGCGCGAATCAATATTAAAATTGGGCAATGCGTCTATAGTAGCCAATATTGCAGATCCGGAGCTAAAAGGGACTTTGAAAAAATTATATCAAAAAGATTCGGACTGGGATAAAATTATCAGTATGGCGAATGAAGATATAATAGGCTCAGTAAAAGAAGAACAAGACTTTTTTCAGAATTTTTCAGATGCTGAGATCCCGGCAAAAATTCCATTGCGAAATATAACGCCAGCGATGAGCACAGTTGTCTTCAGGTTATTTGATGATGAGATCGAATGGGAACCACAGAATTATACATCTTGTTTTAATGAAGAAAAATATGAAACAGTATCAGTAGAACATGAAGAAAAAAATCTACTCGTTATTGTTGCAAAAAAAGTTGATCCTGTAAAATGGGGGAAAATAGACGATTTGCTAAACTGTCAATATGATCTCTATATAATATACCTGAACGAAGAACAGAAACTACTCTATATAAACAGTACAAATAATGGAACAACGCATGATAAACTTGCCGAAGCAATTGTAGGACCCAATAAAAGTTTGTTTAACGAGGCTGATATTTATAAGTGCCTGGATGGAGTGTTTCAATTGGAGCTATTTAATCTAGGTTTAAAGTCTACTTTAGATGGTCCTATCAGTTTCACTATGTATGCAGGAAATTCTATAGTGAGTGGTCTGGATGAATTGGACAAGGATACTAAATCCAGTTCAAATCTTTTCGGAGTCGGTTATGAGAATGGAGATAAGGTTACAATTGGTTGCTCCTCGAAAGGTAGAGTTTGGACTAAATTGGTGAAAAGTATTCCCGATTTCTGCCAATGGTGTGATAGTCTTGGCAACAAGCTCTTAGATGATTCTATCGATACACAAGACATTTTCAAATTCATTCAGAAACCAGAATTGATTACAGAACTCCCTGCGAACAAAGTTCCTGTAGCCATGAAATGGAACGAAGAATTATATGCTTATACCTCTATGACCCTGCACAGAGGCATTCCCGTGGTTGATTTTAATGTCAGATTGAAATCATATAGTCATAATTACGTCGAATTCTCGATTGAGTCAAATCAGAGTACCATTGACTATAAATTGGTATTGGATTCTACGATTGGACGTGGTTATAAATACGAATTGATTGGTAGTATACCTTTTATAATTACTTATAAAGGAAACGAAATAGATATAGCCGAATTATTTTATGATTTTCCTCCGATAACTTGGTTTCATGACAATTCCAAAATGTATAATAATATCTTTTTCCCTTTTAAAGGTAAAATTAGCCTTTTTGATACCTCAAAAATACTTGCTTTAGAATGGACGGGTACAGACATTCGGAAAGAATCACAGAAACTAGAAAAGAGAACTGACTCAATTCAATACCATATTATTGAAAAGCTAAAATCTAATATTGATTATAAAATAATATTTGACGACGATGATGCCAATGAAGCGAGTGATATTATAGCGATAAAATTTTGGGAGGGTGGAGACAGTAGAGTAAAAATAGACTTGTACCATTGTAAGTTTTCATCAAAATCGCAAAGCGGTGGTCGCTTAAAGGATTTATATGAGGTGTGTGGGCAAGCGCAAAGAAGCTTTCATTGGAGGCATACCACTTATGAACTTCTGCAACATATGGTTAGACGTCAAAATTCACGTATTAACCAAGGGAAAGCAAGTAGGTACGAAGTCGGTGGGGATGAAGAAATGAACACCTTATTAAATATGATAACATCAGGATACTGTGAACTCGAATTCAATATTTATGTTGTGCAGCCCGGCATTTCTAAAAAGGTTATTGAAAAAGAAACGGAGCACTTAAAATTACTTGGTGCTACTGATTTGTTGTTAAAAAAGACAGGAAATAATTTCTTTGTAATGACGAGTGAATAAAAACAAAAAAATAAAATAGCCAAATAATGGAAACATTACATTTATAATCGTAGCTGTTTTTAGGGAAGATTACAGACTGATACTATATTAAAAAAAGTCCATTGGGGATATTTTTTTTCTTGTATGGCAATTGATTGAACAGAAGGCGAGCGGTTTTTAGTCCAGATATTTAAAAAAATAAATCAATGAATCGAATAGATTTTGGGGATCGCATACTTAGAATGCAGAGGAGTCTGGATAATCGGTATAAAAGATAAGCTACTCCTCAAAGCAGCTGGAGTAACGGCCTTGGTAGGCGGGCTTATCCAATATTATCTTTGGGTTATTAAATTATTTGCATAAAATCATGATATTTACAGTAGTTACTATTTTATTCCTGGAAAATGCAACTTCGTTTGTAAAATCAGTTTTAAACATAACCACCAGGCATAGAGCCCATACTTATGAACGAGCGTAGTTTCCATCAGTCCATGCAGCAATTCATTTCGAAAATTGACGTTGCTGTTATGGACAAGAAAACTATCCAGTTCTTCAATAATATCATCATTAGCCAAGGGACGGATTTTAGCAATTAATCCTCCCAATAGATTTTCTAGGTGGAATCTCTTTTCATAGGTTGTTACAATAATATCATTTGTAGCGGCTAAGTGCCTGAGGCTATTTTCCAGCTGGGGAATAAGTAAATGAGCGGCAGTGACAAAATCATTTTGAAAGCCAGCCGTAATTCCTAAGCTATAAATATGCAACCTATCCTCTGGAACAAACGGACTTTTAGATTCGATTAAAAGTCTCGTTACCATTGCATGATTCATGTCAATGTATCCATCCAGGGTACCCTTTACAAAATAAATATAAGCCATTAGTTTTTCTCTCAAGTAAGTCCGCGCATTACTACTGTAACTTTCGGCAATATCTTCAGAAGCAACTTGAGCACCTTTCTGTGAAATTTTAACTTGCTCTGAGAAGAACGATGCTAATCCCATAGCGGATTTCCTGTCTGACTTAGCCAATTCCTCAACTATCGAGTTGGAGATCATTGGTAGTTCTAGCAAAGTGTGATATGCAAGGCTTGAAGTACTTAGATTCAATTTTAGTACATTATTATGAATTGAAGCCATATCAATTTCCGGAATAAGACGAATACCACCAGCCTGTATTGTACGAAAATCCTCAAGTTGAAGTTTAGCAACTTTTCGCTGTAGTCTGTTATGCAATTCTTGGCAACCATTTGTAGAAGCTATCAATCTAAAGCCCTTTAAATATACTGCAGAAATTGTAGGATAGTAAGTATTGGGTTCCATTTCTGACACATACTGGTCACCTTCTGCTTCGTAATTTTCAGCCATTCTAATATTGCATTGATTTTTGTCTAATATGCCAATAAGTTGTAATGATCTGATGCAAAATCTTGCAGAGCGAAAGTCCTTGGTTTTACCGAAATGATTTATTTTCAGTTCTATGTATTCACTAAACTCGTCCTGACATTTGTTTTGACCATAGATAGAGGACAATTCAATTAATATAAGTTGCTGATAGTATGCCGACGAACATTCAATGAATGTATATTTTACCTTCTCGAATATCTCTTCAAATTCATCATTAAAAAAGCTCTTTGCATATTTTACCAGTGCAAGAGAACGGATCATATAGTATATCTCAGAAGTTGCTGCATATACCTCCATATAGCTTTCATGGGCTAGTTTGATGTAGGCTCTAATGTTCTTTTTATTTAAAGTTAACATTACATCAAACCATCTTGCTAAAACCTCTTTATTTTTAATTCCTTGAATAGGTTTTGTGTCTTGAAATAACTTTTTTTCATTTTCAGTAAAATATAAGTTCAGGTCTTTCACTTCACACTTCTGGAAATCAATATTAATGAGTTTCAGAATTAATTCTATCATTTCTTTGTAAGCAGGATAATGATATTGATGTTTCCAAAGTAATTTCTTTAATTCATACCCGTAAGTATTATCTTCTATTACCAATTGAGAATTCTTGGAATTTTCCATAAGTACTTGTTTTTAGTTATTTAAAAGTATCACAGTATTAAACAGTTTGTTAATAATCAATAGTTTGTTTGTATTACCCTTCGTCTTGTAAGTTCTTTAACGCTTCCTAAGTAGATGTAATCAATGAAATTAAATTTTTATGTAAAAAAAGTTAGCTTGATAGGGTTAAACTGAGTATAAACATTAAAGAATAATATATGGAATCTACTGTATTATTTAGGAAGTAGAATGTGCAACATCTTTCTCAATTCTGTTTTATTAATGATTCAAGCTTATCCTTATAAATTATGTGATTCTCAGGGTTATTACTTATTTTAAATAAGTCAATGAGAAATTGATACATCTTTACAGCATGCGTATTTTTGATTCCTTGCGATTCCAGAATTTCTACACATCTTAATTGATGTATTATTGCATCATCCAAATTGTTTTTCAAAATGGAACTTTCCGATAATTTATTGTAGTAGCTAGATAATAGAAGTTCATTTCTCTTTTCTTTGGGTATTGAATTATGATATTTAATAGCTTTCTTGATCAATGACTCAGATTCATCAAAATTTTTGTTCCTACGGTGAAGTTCAGACAATATACTATACCCTACGCCGACTTGTGCATCATGATAAAAATAATTTTGTTTTCTAAGGGCTGCTACTTTTTGGAGACATTTGAGTACGTTTTCTGGATCATCTTTTAAAAGATATGCCTGCGCCAGATTTTGTAATGATGTAATAAACATTAATAAATCACCGTTTTTAAAATCACGAGAATGTTGTAAATATAAATTATTAGCTTTTCTTTGGTATTTAATAATATCATCCAAAGAATTTTCAATATTTAATGTTGATGCTAGATTGTTATACATTGCTCCCAAGCAAAGCGCATCCTTTCCTAAATATTTTTCAGTTCTCTTTATCAAGTCTGCCCATAATTCATCGCTATTATCACGTATAAAGAAGAATGATGATAAATGCAAATATTCATTTTCAAGAAGTAAAAGCGGCTGATAAATACTTGTCCGATACTCTTCTTTAATGTTATTTAAAATTGATTCAGCATATTTTAAAAATCTGAATGATTCTTTTGGATTATTATAACCTTCGGTTAATCTATGTGTTAGCCAAGATATATATAACATGAAACCTATAAAATCGCTATTCCCAGCTCTTAATCTATATATAATTGTTTGTTGGAGTATTTTATGAACTCGTATACTTTTCTTGTCATTCTCGTATTGTACAAGCCCTTTCTTTTCTAAAGAATTAATTGAGTTTATATAACTTAGTTTGTTAGCATCATAAAATTCCTTACCACAAATTAATACTAAATCTTCAATGACAATATCTGTAGATGGGAGTAAGGCAAGATAATCCAAAAAGAACTTTTCTGTATCGTTGATACCTTTTACAGAAAATTTTTGCAGAATAAAGTCAAATATAGCCGTTACTTTATTCTCCTTATCATAAAGGTCAATATCTATTTTGAGCAATTCATTATTTAGATTTTGTGTTTCTAAGGAATTAAATACAAACTCTAAAGTTAGATCAAATCCATTCTCAATAGTTTTGGCAACAAGCTCTATGATAAGGGTGTTAAACTCGATATAATTTATAAAAGATTTAAATACTGTTTCGTCAAATTCCTTTGAACAATGTAATTTAAAAAGGCTGATTGCACTGTCATAATCCAAATACGGAAGTAAGTAAGGGTTTAACGTTTTAAGTTTTGCTCGCGTAAGAAATATTTTCTTCCAGTTTCTTAAATTCGCGATGTTGTTAAGAGCAGAATAAGTCTCGTCATTTTCTTGGATGTCTAGTATGATAAGGTTATTTTCACCAATTTTATCTAGCTCATTCAATATAATATTAAACTGTTCTTCTACAGTTTTATCCTTATCCAAATTGATACGCAAGTTAGAAAGCAACAGGTTATTAAAGACAAATGAAGTTTCTATTGATTTTTCGATATTTAACCATACGACGTTATTAAATTTATTGCGGTTAATTGTAAGAAATTTTTTAGCAAATGTTGTTTTTCCAACACCACCATAATTATTAACTGTTATAAGTTTTTTTTTGTTGAGAATATCAAATACCTCCTTAAGTTCATTTTCCCAACCAAATACTTCTTCAACATCATTGACATATGGAACTAATGTCAAATCAAGCTTTTCTAATGTATTTGGTCTTAGCTTTTCTATTAATACAGCTTGACTTTCCTGTACGGATTCAACCGCTTTAATTCTATCCTTTATTTCCTCTAATTCAAAACCAATTAATTGTATAAATTTTGAATCAATTCTTTGAAATATTTCAGTATCTGTTAGATTTAAAAGGTTTTGTAAGTCCAAGCTTGCCAGGCAGCGCATCGAAGCTTCGGTTTCTTGTGAACATCTGTATATTTCAGACAAAAGAACTCTAAAAATAATTTCGGTCGGCTTATCACCAAATACTTTGTTCTTTAATAAGGATAATATGTTTTGCCTAATTTGGAAAATAGCTTCCTCTGTCGTAATTTCTCCGAAATCCCAGTGGACAGCTCTACAAAAATCTTCAACAATTAAATCATCCGAGAGAATAGTGCAAAGCGCTTTATAACTTTCGTTGATTTCAAGCTTTTTTATTGAAGTGATATTTTGACGGTTAAGTTTAGCCAGCCTTATTTTATTAGATTCACCTTTAAGTATTTCTCTATTTTTCTTTTTTAAAGATTCAAGGTCTGTAGAATTATCAAAAACTTCTCTGTTAAGCCATTTTCCCAATAATTTTTCTCTCTTTTGTATTCCAGAATTGGTAAGAAAAGAGAATTTTGGCGTAATGTTGTTTTGCTTGTACCTAAGGTAGGTTATAAAAAAGTCAAATAGAGTATGTTTAATCTCTTTTGAATTTAAACTAAAATCTGAACTATAGCATTTTAATTGTGTGAACACAAGGTTCTTTCCAACTTCTTTAATATCATTGTCAACTTCTGTATAAATGGGACTGTCATCTCCATTTATAAAGTTAGTTATCCATTTCTTTAAGAAAGATAAGTACTGATAATAGAAACCTCTATTCGTTGAAATCGCATCGCCATTTCTTTTAAAAATCTTAATTGAGTTTAGGTCTATATCTGGCATTCCTTAGTGAACAGTTTTAAAATAAACTCAAATATATCATTTATTGAAATAATTTGAACAAGAAAAACATTCTTGAATTCTCTAAATCTAAAAATCAATAGCTCAAGATTTTTATATGCTGTTACCCATTCTGTTTCTGATATGTATAATTTTTTCTGATGAAAAATGAAAGGATAATTATTATTTTTACGAAATATACCTGAGACAGATATGAAGCCATTAATATTAGACTATAAAATTGTTCGTTCGGAGCCAGATTTTGCCCCCAATTACCAATATGATTCATTAGAATCCCTCAATATGCTGGAAATTGACGGTACAAAGATCCCACTAATTGATGCATCAACCGATATTATGGTAGCGTTAGCTACCGTCACAAAAGTTACAGCTGAAAGTGATACTAATGCATTGTCTTTTGATTTAACTACCAGGACTAAGGTAAGTGGTGAAAAAGATGACTATAATTTAGATTATGTGATGTATACTACAAAAACTCTTGTTAAAATGGAAAATGATGATACACGTACTCCTTATAACCAATAAAGCAGATGTTACAACTGAT belongs to Chryseobacterium gleum and includes:
- a CDS encoding tetratricopeptide repeat protein; translation: MPDIDLNSIKIFKRNGDAISTNRGFYYQYLSFLKKWITNFINGDDSPIYTEVDNDIKEVGKNLVFTQLKCYSSDFSLNSKEIKHTLFDFFITYLRYKQNNITPKFSFLTNSGIQKREKLLGKWLNREVFDNSTDLESLKKKNREILKGESNKIRLAKLNRQNITSIKKLEINESYKALCTILSDDLIVEDFCRAVHWDFGEITTEEAIFQIRQNILSLLKNKVFGDKPTEIIFRVLLSEIYRCSQETEASMRCLASLDLQNLLNLTDTEIFQRIDSKFIQLIGFELEEIKDRIKAVESVQESQAVLIEKLRPNTLEKLDLTLVPYVNDVEEVFGWENELKEVFDILNKKKLITVNNYGGVGKTTFAKKFLTINRNKFNNVVWLNIEKSIETSFVFNNLLLSNLRINLDKDKTVEEQFNIILNELDKIGENNLIILDIQENDETYSALNNIANLRNWKKIFLTRAKLKTLNPYLLPYLDYDSAISLFKLHCSKEFDETVFKSFINYIEFNTLIIELVAKTIENGFDLTLEFVFNSLETQNLNNELLKIDIDLYDKENKVTAIFDFILQKFSVKGINDTEKFFLDYLALLPSTDIVIEDLVLICGKEFYDANKLSYINSINSLEKKGLVQYENDKKSIRVHKILQQTIIYRLRAGNSDFIGFMLYISWLTHRLTEGYNNPKESFRFLKYAESILNNIKEEYRTSIYQPLLLLENEYLHLSSFFFIRDNSDELWADLIKRTEKYLGKDALCLGAMYNNLASTLNIENSLDDIIKYQRKANNLYLQHSRDFKNGDLLMFITSLQNLAQAYLLKDDPENVLKCLQKVAALRKQNYFYHDAQVGVGYSILSELHRRNKNFDESESLIKKAIKYHNSIPKEKRNELLLSSYYNKLSESSILKNNLDDAIIHQLRCVEILESQGIKNTHAVKMYQFLIDLFKISNNPENHIIYKDKLESLIKQN
- a CDS encoding DEAD/DEAH box helicase, coding for MDSLFPEEKIEITFNCTYVKNINGNKQEYYIGVEKGVIRKFNGSTFSGYEFLSENDSKYFISIIKSQIPQNYDAVFTLLEEYEKLTIAILSKCKKKAEYIKLPDHKNILQTWEGKFNYKKEIKDETGNITQFGLRPPQIGALHSILSHWSISNKPAVIVMPTGTGKTETMLCLTIAEKCQGLLVIVPSASLRTQIFNKFKSLGVLKDRKFQIVSSSAKNPIVGFLKTSIKSIEDANSLFESNVIISTPQIITGILNGDVKIKTSFLNWCNLLIMDEAHHSQAKEWNNIKVQLETYNKPILLFTATPFRNDKKRLQGKVIYDYPLSLAQRDNYYKQIVFHPILEFNPLKSDQLIAEKAISILEKDIEGKYDHILMARVDTMSKAEEVFEKIYKPYQKYNPVFIHSGIKQAIRKKILEDIIAGKHKIIVCVDMLGEGFDLPQLKICALHDLHKNITTSFQFFGRFTRESILKLGNASIVANIADPELKGTLKKLYQKDSDWDKIISMANEDIIGSVKEEQDFFQNFSDAEIPAKIPLRNITPAMSTVVFRLFDDEIEWEPQNYTSCFNEEKYETVSVEHEEKNLLVIVAKKVDPVKWGKIDDLLNCQYDLYIIYLNEEQKLLYINSTNNGTTHDKLAEAIVGPNKSLFNEADIYKCLDGVFQLELFNLGLKSTLDGPISFTMYAGNSIVSGLDELDKDTKSSSNLFGVGYENGDKVTIGCSSKGRVWTKLVKSIPDFCQWCDSLGNKLLDDSIDTQDIFKFIQKPELITELPANKVPVAMKWNEELYAYTSMTLHRGIPVVDFNVRLKSYSHNYVEFSIESNQSTIDYKLVLDSTIGRGYKYELIGSIPFIITYKGNEIDIAELFYDFPPITWFHDNSKMYNNIFFPFKGKISLFDTSKILALEWTGTDIRKESQKLEKRTDSIQYHIIEKLKSNIDYKIIFDDDDANEASDIIAIKFWEGGDSRVKIDLYHCKFSSKSQSGGRLKDLYEVCGQAQRSFHWRHTTYELLQHMVRRQNSRINQGKASRYEVGGDEEMNTLLNMITSGYCELEFNIYVVQPGISKKVIEKETEHLKLLGATDLLLKKTGNNFFVMTSE